The stretch of DNA ccttggcaggaactaatgggatccataataaaccccaggaagagtagctgctgcattggcaggaactaatgggatccataataaaccccaggaagtgtagctgtggccttggcaagaactaatggggatccataataaacaccagaaagagtagctgctaacttggcaggaactaatggggatccataataaaccccaggaagagtagaagctacattggcaggaactaataggaattcataataaaccccaggaagagtatttgctgccttggcaggaactaatggggatctataataaaccccaggaagagtagaagctaccttggcaggaactaatgggggtccATAGTAAACcgcaggaaaagtagctgctgccttggcaggaactaatgggggacccattataaaccccaggaagagtagctgtggccctggcaggaactaatggggatccataataaaccccagaagagtagctgctgccttgacaggaactaatggggatccataataaaccccaggaagagtagctgctgccttggcaggaactaatgaggatccataataaaccccaggaagagtagctgctgccttggcaggaactaatggggatccataataaaccccaggaagagtatctgctgccttgacaggaactaatggggatccataataaaccccaggaagagtagcagctgccttgacaggaactaatggggatccataataaaccccaggaagagtagctgctgcgttgacaggaactaatggggatccataataaaccccaggaagagtagcagctgccttgacaggaactaatggggatccataataaaccccaggaagagtagctgctgccttgacaggaactaacagggacccataataaaccccaggaagagtagccgctgccttgacaggaactaatggggatccctaataaaccccaggaaagagtagctgctgccatggcaggaactaatggggatccataataaaccccaggaagagtagctgctgccttgacaggaactaatggggatccataataaaccccaggaaagaGTAGCAGctaccttgacaggaactaatggggatccataataaaccccaggaagactagctgctgccttggcaggaactaatggggacccataataaaccccaggaagactagctgctgccttggcaggaactaatggggctccataataaacaccaggaagagtagctcctgccttgacaggaactaatggggatccataataaaccccaggaagagtagctgctgccttgacaggaactaatggggatccataataaaccccaggaaagagtagctgctgccttggcagaaactaatgagggatccataataaaccccaggaagagtagctgctgccttgacaggaactaatggggacccataataaaccccaggaagagtagctgttgccttggcaggaactaatggggatccataataaaccacaggaagagtagctgctgatggggatccataataaaccccaggaagagtagctgctgatggggttccataataaaccccaggaagagtagctgctgatggggttccataataaaccccaggaagagtagctgctgatggggatccataataaaccccaggaagagtagctgctgccttggcaggaactaatggggatccataataaaccccaggaagagtagctgctgatggggatccataataaaccccaggaagagtagctgctgatggggatccataataaaccacaggaagagtagctgctgatggggttccataataaaccacaggaagagtagctgctgatggggttccataataaaccccaggaagagtagctgctgatggggttccataataaaccccaggaagagtagctgctgatggggttccataataaaccacaggaagagtagctgctgtaaATGAAATGACCCATTTGAGGTTTTATTTAGAAAGAAGTTGCATTTTAAGAAACTGGAAAACATATCAAGTATTTTTATATTCCACAGGTATTATCAGATGAACTGTTTTGTACAGATAATTAAATCAGACTCAAGTTACAAATGCTGGTAAACACTCAAAATACATTTAGTAAAAAATATGTcaccaaagtagtgcactgggtcaTTACTAGTGTCAGAAGGCATTTACCAGTCCTGTACTAGCAAGCCATTAGTCTCTAGTGAGGGGGAATACCTGCAGAACCCCAATCCCCCCAAGCCATTAGTCTCTAGTGAGGGGGAAAACCtgcagcacccccccccccccccaaaccatCAGCCTCTAGTGAGGTGAAAACCTGCAACACCCCCAAACCATCAGCCTCTAGTGAGGGGAATACCTGCAGAACCCCAATCCCCCTAAACCATTAGTCTCTAGTGAGGGGAACAACCTGCAGCACCCCAATCCCCTAAACCATTAGTCTCTAGTGAGGGGGAAAACCTGCAACACCCCAATTCCCTAAACCATTAGTCTCTAGTGAGGGGAAATCTGCAGCACCCCAATCCCCCAAACCATTAGTCTCTAGTGAGGGGAAAACCTGCAGCACCCGACCCCCAAACCATTAGTCTCTAGTGAGGGGAAAACCTGCAGCACCCCAATCCCCCAAACCATTAGTCTCCTAGCGAGGGAGACAACCTGCAGCACCCGACCCCACCAAAACCACTTCCCATGGTTATGTAAATCGCTACATTAATAAATGAATACATAAATAACTAAAGGATAAATACAGACATAACTTGATGTAGTATTCAAAAGATATACTATATCTTTATAAAACAACTTATTGCCCCTGAACATCATAAACCTGTACTGTCTCTCTAGGCGAAAGACATTTGGCAACTTACTCAGTCACATccaaacacaaaaaaacattaaaaaaagtgTAGAAACTTGTAGTATTGATCACACATTAGATACACAATCTGTAGATACATGCCAAAACTCATCACATCTTACTCAGGCAACAATAATCATTGAGATTTATCTTGTCTGTACAATATTTTAATGCGGATTCACACCCTTGCATACAGATGTTTGGTGCCATCGGAGTTGTGTGAGTTGCTACTTGGTATTAAATTCAACCTGTTTACCATTTATTGTCCTGATTGAAGTTGAGGTATTGGTCTGTGGAAGTGGGTGATCACTTATTGCAGTGGCACAGTCTGGTTGTACGGTGTAGGgaggtgaagttgcccctagatgctgataTTGGGTCAGTTCTGGATTTTTGCCACTTGTAGTTAAAATTAGAATTGGGGGAGCTGATTCTAGATCTGTACTGAGAGGAAACTTCACCCTGGAGGCTGGTTGTACATCCTGGTCCTCAGACCAGaacactgtcctcttctcagatccacttctcctcctcctcaccctggaGTCCACAGACAGAGTAACACTAGAACCAGTCATCTCCCCAATCCCAGCCTCAGACCCAATCGCAGCCTCAGACCCAATCGCAGCCTCAGACCCAATCGCAGCCTCAGACCCAATCGCAGCCTCAGACCCAATCCCAGCCTCAGACCCAATCGCAGCCTCAGACCCAATCGCAGCCTCAGACCCAATCGCAGCCTCCAGACCCAATCGCAGCCTCAGACCCAATCGCAGCCTCAGACCCAATCGCAGCCTCAGACCCAATCCCAGCCTCAGACCCAATCCCAGCCTCAGACCCAATCCCAGCCTCAGACCCAATCCCAGCCTCAGACCAAATCCCAGCCTCAGATCCAGCCCCTTCACAAACCACTGTCCTCTTCTCAGAtccacttctcctcctcctcaccctggcCTGTCTGGGGTGCCTGACTACTGTCGATGCCCTTGGCCTGCTGGTGGGAATGAGGGGGCCAGGGTTACAGATGCTAGACCCTGCCCTCacgctctccctcaccctctccccaaccctctccccagccccagccctctccccagccttctccccagccctctccccagccccaaccctctcccagccctctccccaaccctctccccagccccaaccctctccccagccccagccttctccccaaccctctccccagccccagccctctccccagccccagccctctccccagccccaaccctctccccagccccaaccctctccccagccccaacccTCTCCCTAGCCCcaaccctctccccagccccaaccctctccccagccccaacccTCTCACCAGCCCTCTTACTAGCCCTTGCTCCAGCCGCAGACCATGCCCAAGCCCCAGTCCCAGACCCAGACCCTGTCCAGTGCAGTCCCCTGCCAGTCCCAGACCCGATCCCAAAACCAGCCCTCTCCATAGCCCTTTCCCAAGCCTCACACCCAGTCCCTGATCCAGACCCAGTCCCTGATCCAAACCcagtccctgtccctctccttcgcTCAGATTCACTTCTCCCCCTCCTCACGCTACTGGAGACTTCATAGAGGGCACCACTCGATCCAGACCCAACACAATTACATCCTCTGGGAGTCCCAGTCCCTGACCCAGACCCTGACCCAGACCCTGACCCAAAACTGGGGTTCCTGACTACAGATGATGACCTCTGCCTTCTGGTAGGACTAACGGCTACAGGGTTACGGATGTTCCCAAAAGCCTGCATCCGTTTCAGGTGGCCGATCCCCACGGCAGGGCTCCCACAACTCTGACGCCCAGAGGCCTTCTCAGCAGAGTGGACCCGACTCTCACTGTAGCTCCTCTTGGGGAGAGAGACCACGGCCCCGGTGGTCAGAGAAGGGGTTGAGGCAGGGAGAGGTGTGTGAGCGGCAGGCCCCAGTACAGGGCGGGTAGCGAGCGTGGTAATGTGTGCAGCCAGACAGCGGGGCagagggaaacagggaggagaggagagtaaaaggGAAAGCTCTCTGGCACTGGAGGATGCATTTGGGAGAGCTGAGTCTCCCGTGGAGGGAGGGTGCACCATGGTGGGAACAGTAGCGACTGGTTGGAACAGAGGAcacactcccactctcctcctGAACCGTCTGGATCCGGAGCCACTCCAGCAGCAGTAGCTGCTCCAGGTACCTGAATCCAgccaaagtgtatttgtcatatGCACAGGATCCAGCATCGTGTACACAGTACAATGACATGCTTCCCCTCAAGCTCTCCTCTCAAAAAGATACATATCCAATAAAGAAAGTCTTTAAAAAAAGCACGATAAGATGGGCCCGATTCAGACAAGTTGactcatttatttttatcctttatttaactaggcaagtcagttaacaacaaattcttatttacaatatcggcctaggaacagtggattaactgccttgttcaggggcagaaagacagatttttaccttgtcagctcggggattcgatctagcaacctagCAACTTTTCGGATACtgtcaccactaggctacctgagtcAAAAAATGTTGACTTAAGTCACATAAGTCCATGTTAAGTCAACTTATCTCAAGTCTGAATCTGGCCCTATGTCAATAAAAATAAGTAAGAAATCATAAAGAACACATCGGTATAAAAGTAATGTTCGTAAAGTAAGTAGAGTACCTGTCAGCGCCATGCCTGCAGGTCTGGAGCGGAGGGTGTCTTCCCTCTGGGTGGAGAAACACAGCCAGCTGCCGGAGGCTCCAGGAGTTgaagggtggagggaggaaaTCTGGGTAGCTGAACAGACCAGGGGCGTGGCCTCGGGGTCCAGGGAGATCAGGTTGGAAGTCATGGGGAAAGATGACCTCTGGACGGAGGTCGAGGttagggggaggatggggagggaggagagggagcctctctgattcagacaggtctgtgtctatgtcactgtatatgtccccttctcccttctcttttcCCCCTACATCCCCCTCTACACAACCCAACCCCCCAGACACCTGGGCTGTCCTCTggcccacaggtacacctccaggcAGGACCTGGGAGCTATGGCTGGAGCTGTGGTTGTGAGGAAGGGACACAACTTGTCTACTCCTCCTGGAGACAGTCTGCTTCTGTTCCCTGTGATGGCTGCTCTGAGCCTCCCTCTCctgatcctccctcctctccttctccctctgctctctcctctccctcctctcctgctgctctctcctcctgctcctctctctcctctccctcccatccaAAGCCGATAACAGGTGCAATGAAGGAGGCTCCAACTGGCCCTGAGTGCTGAAGTAACAGACACAGTTAGAACATCTCAGACATGGTCATATAGAATGATACAGGGTGATACAGGATGAGGTAGTATGAGAAACTAGCTCACCTGAGTTCAGAGGTGTTGGTGTTGTGTTTGACTGAAGGAATGTTTGGTTTGTGCTTATGTCTTCTTTGCTGCTTCTAAGATCAAAAACACAGTGAAGACCCAGGtcagtaccctattccctatgggctctggtcaaacgtaggtCATTAAAAAGGGAACAGGGGGCCATTTTGGACGCAGGCCTTGAGAATAAAACTGCAGCTTTTATGACAGTCATGCTGATATCCTTTCAAGCCTAAAAATAGCTAGACTACTGTACAATGGGGATTTACAGTATCTCTGGGCCCCAGCTCTCAGACAGTATCTCTGGGCCCCAGTTCTCTGACAGTATCTCTGGGCCCCAGTTCTCTGACAGTATCTCTGGGCCCCAGTTCTCTGACAGTATCTCTGGGCCCCAGCTCTCCAGACAGTATCTCTGGGCCCCAGCTCTCAGACAGTATCTCTGGGCCCCAGCTCTCAGACAGTATCTCTGGGCCCCAGCTCTCAGGCAGGATCTCTGGGCCCCAGCTCTCAGACAGTATCTCTGGGCCCCAGCTCTCAGACAGGATCTCTGGGCCCCAGCTCTCAGGCAGGATCTCTGGGCCCCAGCTCTCAGGCAGGATCTCTGGGCCCCAGCTCTCAGGCAGGATCTCTGGGCCCCAGCTCTCAGACAGGATCTCTGGGCCCCAGCTCTCAGACAGGATCTCTGGGCCCCAGCTCTCAGGCAGGATCTCTGGGCCCCAGCTCTCAGGCAGGATCTCTGGGCCCCAGCTCTCAGGCAGGATCTCTGGGCCCCAGCTCTCTGACAGGATCTCTGGGCCCCAGCTCTCAGACAGGATCTCTGGGCCCCAGCTCTCAGGCAGGATCTCTGGGCCCCAGCTCTCTGACAGGATCTCTGGGCCCCAGCTCTCAGACAGGATCTCTGGGCCCCAGCTCTCAGACAGGATCTCTGGGCCCCAGCTCTCTGACAGGATCTCTGGGCCCCAGCTCTCAGGCAGGATCATGTCAATAGAAATACTTTTTAATATATACATTGTTAATGTCATATTTTTCCTATGGACAGGAGGACCTACCTTGTCTGCTGACGGGGTGGGAATGTGAGTGTTGTCCACACTTGGAATCATCATCTGGGGATGCAAAGGCTTCTTTTGGGTCGTCATTCTGGTGCTATTCAATACATTGGATTTAGGCATAAAATAGTGTATATACGCTATGCTAGGGCAAAATgtatgaaaataaaaataaaaacgacTACGCTAGAGGTTTAAATAGCCGAAGTATAATTAGGAAAGAAGCACAATACATTTGAAGCTTATTTTTACATTGGTAATATGCTCGATGTATGTAGGTCCGGTCTTAACTGCTatttagaacagaacagatactacTACCTCGTCACATGTTTTTCGGTCCATGAACTTTTGGCCCATTCCCGCTCCACCCTGCTAGGGAGCTTGTTGAGTCCAGTTGCAGCGCTTTGCTGCACAACAGTCCCCATCCTGGGTTACGAACGGAGTCCATCCAATAAACGAGAAATAATCTCAGAGATTAAAGCTAATTTAAAATAAAACATGGCCCAGTTTGAGAGAGATAGAAATTCAGCAGTGTATCAATAATGCACTAGATATAATATAGCCTACCATTAATACAATTATTCAAAAAACGAAATACAATCAGATGAAAAACGAATAGGCATATGAACCGATCAATGATTTCAACCTTCGCGTGTAAAGGAAAATAGCGGACTGTAAACCTAGAATTAAAGACCCGTTTTGGTCTTCTACATTTCGATTAAACAGCAGCGGCTGTTTTTAGGATCTGTCCATTATAAAAACGGACAAAATATGAATACATGTATCCATGCGACGGTGTACAAAGCGTCTTCCCTTGTTAAGAAAACTATTATAATTTCCCACAAATTGCATGTTTTTATTCTATGCAGCGCCTGCATAATACTCATTTTCGCTATTTTCTACACTTCTTGTTGCGACCAGCTGATTTGTTGAACGCCTGCAAAGCTTTGTGGGTAATATAGTGTCTACGTCACACAACACATCGTTACTACTAGGTTTTAGAAACGGCTATTTTTGTGGTTATTTGGCACTCTAATGTGTAATACCGCCATTATCAGTCGCTATAAGAGAATGATACACAATCATTCGTTTTTTCACGATTTTATTTTCCTAAATGTATCCTATAGACGTTTTACTGTTCCCCTGTCCCAATAACATGTTAAAAAAACACGAATGGAATAATACAGAACATGCTAATGTATGCCTTAGGGACGACTACAGCCAGATAACTTGCTATTTAtaaagagtttcattccaaaatgctttatatccattttcagaaatgttagtaaattagcttttattgtttCAAGAAATTATGAAAGAGTTTGGTGTTTTTCTAAAcgtggcatggggttgttcaatgacagacatgtatttatttaaaatcacttgatggtttcattttCAGATATGTTTTTTTGCAAAAtactatatatctgcctcactttaagagaaataagtagtacagctgggttttacacagtcaaatgtaagaaataactttttttttataAAGAACAGTAAGAGATATGGGCGGCATGGGCAGCCGAGCAGGGTGGCATCTTCCTAGGGGCAGCATGGGCAGCCGAGCAGGGTGGCATCTTCCTAGGGGCAGCATGGGCAGCCGAGCAGGGTGGCATCTTGCCTGTGGCAGCATGGGCAGCCGAGCAGGGTGGCATCTTGCCGGGGGCAGAATGGGCAGCTGAGCAGGGTGGCATCTTGCCTGTGGCAGCATGGGCAGCCGAGCAGGGTGGCATCTTGCCGGGGGCAGCATGGCCAGCCAAGCAGGGTGGCATCTTGCCGGGGGCAGCATGGGCAGCCGAGCAGGGTGGCATCTTCCTGGGGGCAGCATGGGCAGCCGAGCAGGTTGGCATCTTGCCGGGGGCAGCATGGGCAGCCGAGCAGGGTGGCATCTTGCCTGTGGCAGCATGGGCAGCCGAGCAGGGTGGCATCTTGCCTGTGGCAGCATGGGCAGCCGAGCAGGGTGGCATCTTGCCTGTGGCAGCATGGGCAGCCGAGCAGGGTGGCATCTTGCCTGTGGCAGCATGGGCAGCCGAGCAGGGTGGCATCTTGCCGGGGGCAGCATGGGCAGCCGAGCAGGGTGGCATCTTCCTGGGGGCAGCATGGGCAGCCGAGCAGGGTGGCATCTTGCCTGTGGCAGCATGGGCAGCCGAGCAGGGTGGCATCTTGCCAGGGGCAGCATGGGCAGCCGAGCAGGGTGGCATCTTGCCTGTGGCAGCATGGGCAGCCGAGCAGGGTGGCATCTTGCCTGTGGCAGCATGGGCAGCCGGGCAGGGTGGCATCTTGCCGGGGTCAGCATGGGCAGCTGAGCAGGGTGGCATCTTCCTGGGGGCAGCATGGGCAGCCGAGCAGGGTGGCATCTTGCCGGGGGCAGCATGGGCAGCCGAGCAGGGTGGCATCTTGCCTGTAGCAGCATGGGCAGCCGAGCAGGGTGGCATCTTGCCTGTGTCAGCATGGGCAGCCGAGCAGGGTGGCATCTTGCCGGGGGCAGCATGGGCAGCCGGGCAGGGTGGCATCTTTCCGGGGGCAGCATGGGCAGCCGAGCAGGGTGGCATCTTGCCGGGGGCAGCATGGGCAGCCGAGCAGGGTGGCATCTTGCCTGTGGCAGAATGGGCAGCTGAGCAGGGTGGCATCTTGCCTGTGGCAGCATGGGCAGCCGAGCAGGGTGGCATCTTGCCGGGGGCAGCATGGCCAGCCAAGCAGGGTGGCATCTTGCCGGGGGCAGCATGGGCAGCCGAGCAGGGTGGCATCTTCCTGGGGGCAGCATGGGCAGCCGAGCAGGTTGGCATCTTGCCGGGGGCAGCATGGGCAGCCGAGCAGGGTGGCATCTTGCCTGTGGCAGCATGGGCAGCCGAGCAGGGTGGCATCTTGCCTGTGGCAGCATGGGCAGCCGAGCAGGGTGGCATCTTGCCTGTGGCAGCATGGGCAGCCGAGCAGGGTGGCATCTTGCCTGTGGCAGCATGGGCAGCCGAGCAGGGTGGCATCTTGCCGGGGCAGCATGGGCAGCCGAGCAGGGTGGCATCTTGCGGGGGCAGCATGGGCAGCCGAGCAGGGTGGCATCTTCCTGGGGGCAGCATGGGCAGCCGAGCAGGGTGGCATC from Oncorhynchus nerka isolate Pitt River unplaced genomic scaffold, Oner_Uvic_2.0 unplaced_scaffold_1507, whole genome shotgun sequence encodes:
- the LOC115126933 gene encoding opioid growth factor receptor-like; translated protein: MTLTMYILKSISIDMILPESWGPEILSESWGPEILSESWGPEILSESWGPEILSESWGPEILPESWGPEILSESWGPEILSESWGPEILPESWGPEILPESWGPEILPESWGPEILSESWGPEILSESWGPEILPESWGPEILPESWGPEILPESWGPEILSESWGPEILSESWGPEILPESWGPEILSESWGPEILSESWGPEILSGELGPRDTVRELGPRDTVRELGPRDTVRELGPRDTV
- the LOC135568539 gene encoding basic proline-rich protein-like, which encodes MPPCSAPHAATGKMPPCSATHAAPGKMPPCSAAHAATGKMPPCSAAHAAPGKMPPCSAAHAAPGKMPPCPAAHAAPGKMPPCSAAHADTGKMPPCSAAHAATGKMPPCSAAHAAPARCHPARLPMLPPGRCHPAQLPMLTPARCHPARLPMLPQARCHPARLPMLPQARCHPARLPMLPLARCHPARLPMLPQARCHPARLPMLPPGRCHPARLPMLPPQDATLLGCPCCPGKMPPCSAAHAATGKMPPCSAAHAATGKMPPCSAAHAATGKMPPCSAAHAATGKMPPCSAAHAAPGKMPTCSAAHAAPRKMPPCSAAHAAPGKMPPCLAGHAAPGKMPPCSAAHAATGKMPPCSAAHSATGKMPPCSAAHAAPGKMPPCSAAHAAPGKMPPCPAAHAAPGKMPPCSAAHADTGKMPPCSAAHAATGKMPPCSAAHAAPGKMPPCSAAHAAPRKMPPCSAAHADPGKMPPCPAAHAATGKMPPCSAAHAATGKMPPCSAAHAAPGKMPPCSAAHAATGKMPPCSAAHAAPRKMPPCSAAHAAPGKMPPCSAAHAATGKMPPCSAAHAATGKMPPCSAAHAATGKMPPCSAAHAATGKMPPCSAAHAAPGKMPTCSAAHAAPRKMPPCSAAHAAPGKMPPCLAGHAAPGKMPPCSAAHAATGKMPPCSAAHSAPGKMPPCSAAHAATGKMPPCSAAHAAPRKMPPCSAAHAAPRKMPPCSAAHAAHISYCSL